The genome window ATTAATGCCCAAGTTTCTTTTGGATCCCACCCCCAATAGCGTCCCCAACTTTCGTTTGCCCATTGTCCGCCAAGGAAGTTTCCTATAGTTAACATAACCAAACCTACGGTTAATGCCATTTCGTTGATGTAGGTGATTTCATCTATACTTAATTTCATTTTTGCTTTGTTCTTTTCGTTGGTGAAAATCATCAAGAATAATGAAACTAAACCTAAAACCATGGCTAATGTAAATGGTCCGTAACTCGCAACAATAACGGCTACGTGAATCATTAACCAATACGAATTTAAAACGGGTTGTAAGTTTCCAATTGATGGATCCATCCAATTCCAATGCGCAATCATCAAAATCATAGAAGTTACAAATGCTGTTGATGCTACAGTAAGTTTAGATTTTCTTCCAAATGCCAATCCAAAAAACATAGTTGCCCAACCTACATAAATCATACTTTCATATGCATCACTCCACGGAGCGTGACCCGAAATGTACCATCTAACAATTAATCCTGCCAAGTGAAGAGCAAAAAACACTCCTATTAGCACATGAAAAACATTGATTGTTGTTTTTACAAACTTTGAATTATTGAATAATTGAACTATACAGAAAATCAACATTAAAACTCCAGCCGTCATATACAAATAATACAATCTCTTGAAAATATCATATTTGTTATAAGTAATTTCAGAGTTGATTTTACTTTCTGAAAGCATAACTGCTTTCCCGTATTTCTTTTGATATTCTGTCAAGCCTTTCAATAAACTACTTGGCAATTTGTAATCGTTGTTTTGAGATGCTTTTTCTAATGCATTCAAGTAAAAAGGCATTACGTTTTTAATCGAATCCAAAGCAGTCCCTGTTGGTTGATTTACTTCTAAATAGGATACCCATTTATTTGATTTATCACCAGGAACAGGGAAAACTTTTAAAATTTGTCCGCTTAAAGCCGAATATAAAAGATTTACTTTTTTATCTGCTTCAATAAAATCTTTTTGAAATTGATTAGGAACTGGCTCTTTGTAAGCATCTTCTAAAAACTTTGACAATTTATAGTTTCCAGTTTCATCAAAAAACGCAATTAATGGTGCATATTTTGCTTCTTTTTCAACTCCAATTAAATTACGAATACTATCATTTCCTCTTTTTAAATAGATAATTGGTAACGAATACCAATACTGAGGATATTGAGTCATTGATAAAAAAGCTTGGTCAGAATTCATTCCTTCATACGAATCGCTTTTTGATACTTTACGAAGTAATTCAGATGAAAACGTATTGATAGGTTTCATACGACCACCATCTTGAATAACTATTTTTCCAAACTCATTAGCGTGATCAGCAGAAACTTCGTATTTCTTCAATATTTTTAAAACTTCATCTTTACTAGGAACATGATTGTGTTCTTGCGCAAATGTAAATGTTGAGAACAAAATTAAAAATACACTTAACAAACCAGCTTTCTTTGCTTTTACTTTTTCTAATTTTTCTTTTAAACTTGTAAAACGACTATTCTTTGTAAACAAAATGGCCATTAAACCAAAGTACAACAAGAAATATCCAATATAAGTAATCCAAGTTCCCCAGAAATCGTGACTAACCGATAATTGCGTTCCTTTTTCATCTGGATCAAATCCTGCTTGAAAAAATCGGAATCCTCTGTAATCTAAAATATGATTCATGAAAACACTGTCTTTGAAAGTTTTTCCTTGCTCAGAATCGGCAACTTCAATTTTACTTTTAAAAGCCGAATAACTTTTTTCTGTTCCTGGATATTTATCCGCAATAAAATCATCTAATTTTACTGTAAAAGGTGTGTTGTAAATTTTACTTCCAAAGAACAACGTAAATTCTAAATCGCCAATCTTAACACTTTGTGGCATTCCTTGTTTTCCTCTAGAACCAACTAAAGTTATAACTTCTTCTTTTCCTTGTGTCTTGATTTTAACCTTTAAAGCATCATCCGTTTGCTTGTCTTTAAAATCATTATTCGATTTAAAAGCTAATTCTCCTTTAATCGCTTGTTCTGGAAATACAAACTGAGCACCTCCAATATTATACAATGAGCGAAGCATTAATGGCTGAACAGAATCTTTTACTACCTTACCTTGTAACTTATCTGCCATTCGCATAAAATCTCCTTCAAAAGGTGTTTGAATAGTATAAGCATCAGCAATTTTAGTAATATTAATTGCACCTTGTGTATATTTATTGAAAGCAAAAAGTACATTGTGTAAATTTTGAACTTCGCCTTCTTTTAAGTAGTGCTCATGGCGTGTTCCTCCACTTGACTCTACCATTTTTATCATCAATTCGCCATTTTCAGACGGAACAACAGTTTCGGAAGCATTCAAAATAAATTCTTCATGTTCCACTTCAAATGGAATTCCACTAAATTCTTCATCAATTGAAAAATGATTACCAGCAAATGTGTTTAAAAAAGCGTCATCTTTAACTTCAGGAGCTAAATACAAACTTTTTTCAAATGTCTTACGACGCATTTCTCCTTCATGATTTCCATCTACAAAGACAGTCAAATACGGTTTATCTGAATAAATAATATTAGCTGATTCTCCTTCGCGAATTGGCATCATTCCTTCATAACTAATATAACGAGTCACAAATGCTCCAACAATAATTAGAATAAATGAAAGGTGTAAAATTAAAGTTGCCCAATTTTCTTTTTTATGCAATTGATAGCGTTTGATATTTCCAATAAAATTAATCACAAAAAACACCATAATAACTTCAAACCATTTTGTATTGTAAACTACAACACGTGCAGTATCAGTATTATAAGCATCTTCAATAAAAGTTCCTGCTGCCATGGCCAATGCAAAAAGAATAAACAAAACGGCCATTAATCGAGTAGATGATAAAAGGGATAGTATTTTTTTCTCCATGAGATAGTTGGGAATACGTTTTTTTAAATTGGCACAAATATACTCAAAAACAAAAACTTTTTTTAGAAGTTTAACAAAGGTTTGATGTTTTTAATATACGATTCATTTAATAAAGCATTTTTACTTCTTTAATATCGAAATGAATAACAGCATCATCTTCTAACATTACTTCTAGTTTTCCTTCTGGAGTAACTTGTTGTATTTTACCAACGAAACGCTTTCCAGAAATATCTTCGAAAGTTGAAACCATATCTTTTTTAAACAAAATTGTATGATATGCATCCCAGTAATAATCTTCACCAACAATTGAAAGTTGTTTTAAATTCATTTCCAACTGATTTACAATCGAAATTAGCAAAGTATCTCTGTCTAAAATTTTATTTTCTAAAACATAAATTGAAGA of Flavobacterium channae contains these proteins:
- the ccsA gene encoding cytochrome c biogenesis protein CcsA encodes the protein MEKKILSLLSSTRLMAVLFILFALAMAAGTFIEDAYNTDTARVVVYNTKWFEVIMVFFVINFIGNIKRYQLHKKENWATLILHLSFILIIVGAFVTRYISYEGMMPIREGESANIIYSDKPYLTVFVDGNHEGEMRRKTFEKSLYLAPEVKDDAFLNTFAGNHFSIDEEFSGIPFEVEHEEFILNASETVVPSENGELMIKMVESSGGTRHEHYLKEGEVQNLHNVLFAFNKYTQGAINITKIADAYTIQTPFEGDFMRMADKLQGKVVKDSVQPLMLRSLYNIGGAQFVFPEQAIKGELAFKSNNDFKDKQTDDALKVKIKTQGKEEVITLVGSRGKQGMPQSVKIGDLEFTLFFGSKIYNTPFTVKLDDFIADKYPGTEKSYSAFKSKIEVADSEQGKTFKDSVFMNHILDYRGFRFFQAGFDPDEKGTQLSVSHDFWGTWITYIGYFLLYFGLMAILFTKNSRFTSLKEKLEKVKAKKAGLLSVFLILFSTFTFAQEHNHVPSKDEVLKILKKYEVSADHANEFGKIVIQDGGRMKPINTFSSELLRKVSKSDSYEGMNSDQAFLSMTQYPQYWYSLPIIYLKRGNDSIRNLIGVEKEAKYAPLIAFFDETGNYKLSKFLEDAYKEPVPNQFQKDFIEADKKVNLLYSALSGQILKVFPVPGDKSNKWVSYLEVNQPTGTALDSIKNVMPFYLNALEKASQNNDYKLPSSLLKGLTEYQKKYGKAVMLSESKINSEITYNKYDIFKRLYYLYMTAGVLMLIFCIVQLFNNSKFVKTTINVFHVLIGVFFALHLAGLIVRWYISGHAPWSDAYESMIYVGWATMFFGLAFGRKSKLTVASTAFVTSMILMIAHWNWMDPSIGNLQPVLNSYWLMIHVAVIVASYGPFTLAMVLGLVSLFLMIFTNEKNKAKMKLSIDEITYINEMALTVGLVMLTIGNFLGGQWANESWGRYWGWDPKETWALISIMVYAFVIHARFVPALRGRWIYNVMSVLAFASILMTYFGVNFHLSGLHSYASGEKQNVTYYIYILLGVLIIAALAYFPYKKYYKK